The DNA segment AAGAAATAGAATTTTAATTTATAGCAATTTAACAAAAATAAAAATTCCTTCAGCATAAAGCTGAAGGAACAAAAACATTATTTATTTTTTTATTTTTCTCCACCAACACCAGTTGACAAAGAACCAAAAATTAAAGATGACATTTTAGTTTTTCTTTTTAAACCCCTTGGTAATACTTAGGTATTATTTCTGGTTCTTCATCATATAGTCCATCGCTTTCGCTTTTAATCTTTTCATTTTTTTCTAAATAATAATTACAATTTTTAGGAAGAGAACAGTATATATCTTTTCCTGGATTTATTATTTTCCCCTCTTGAATAAATATAGCACCACTTATAAAATCTAATATTCTCTGTTTTAATTTTTCTTCTACTTCCGAAAGATTAATATGCACTATTTTATCATTTTTTATATATGCCACATACTTCATACAATCTTCAAATTTTGTTGGATTCAAAAAAACTATATCATATTCCACAAATTTACCTCCATTTATTATTTTTTAAATACTTTCTAAAATTCTAAGTATTATATCTTTTTCTTCCATCTTAGTAGTAAAACCTGAAGCTCTCTTGTGCCCACCACCGTCAAATAAAGACGCCACTTCATTCACATCAACTTCTTTTTTACTTCTTAGACTTCCTTTCATTTTACCATTAGGCTCTTCTTTTAAAAATAATGCAACTTCGCATCCTTCATATTCTAATAATTGTTCAACAATTCCCTCTGTATCATCTTTTTTTATTCCTTCAGTTTGAACGAAATAATCACTTAAAGTAAAGTAAACAAATTTTTTGTCCTTAATTATATTCATCTTAGATATGGCAATTCCTAAAACTTTCATTCTTCCTATACTTTTGCTTTTATAAACTGAATTAATAATTTTATCTCTATCTATTCCTGCATCAATTAATTTCCCTGCAATTTCAAAAGTTTGCTTACTTGTACTTTCATATTTGAAACTTCCAGTATCAGTAACTATACCTGTATATAAGCATTCTCCTATTTCATCGTCAATTTCTAATTTTAATTTGTTTTTTATTACATCATACATAATTTCACAAGCAGAAGATTTATCTTCCACAATATCTAAATTTCCATATAAATCATTACTTATATGATGATCTATATTTACTAAAAAAGCATTTTTTCTAAAATTAACAACTCTTCCTATTCTTTTAAATGTAGCTGAATCACAAGTTATCATTAAATCAACTTCTGGAACATTATCCACTTCTATATACTTTTCTACCTTATCACTATTTATTAAAAATTTTAAATCGTATGGAATATCGTCTTCTATGATAAACCTTACTTTTTTTTCTGGAAAATTTTTAGTTATAGCAGTATACAGTGCTAACCCACTTCCTACAGAATCTCCATCTGGATTAACATGAGAGGAAATCAAAATATTTTCACTCTCTCTAATTTTTTCTAACAACATATTTACCCCTTTCTTAATCATCTATACCTAATTCTTTTTTTAATTTTTTGCACGCTTCCTCTGGGTTGTGACCTGTTTTCTTAGCCATTAAATTCATAATAACTATTTCTACCATCGCTGCTGCATTTCTTCCTGAAGATAAATACATTTCTAGTTTATAAATATCTTTTCCTAAAATTTTCTCAGTTAAGCTAGAATCATCAACTGCAGTTAAGTAGTTATCATTCTCTTGCTCTTTTAATTCAATTATAATATCTATATTTTTTTTAATTCTCACAGAACTCATTCCATACAAAGTTTTAATATCTATAATTCCAAGACCTCTAATTTCCATAAAATATGGTAATTTAGCAGCACTTCCTATTATTTCTCCATTTGGAACTTTCTTAAATTTAACCATATCATCTGCAATAAGTCTGTGACCCCTATGTATTAGTTCCAAAGCTGTTTCACTTTTACCTATTCCACTTTTACCTTTAAGCAAAACTCCAAATCCATTCATTTCTAAAAATACCCCATGCATAGTTGTTGAAGGGGAAAAATATTTTTCCAAATAACCATTTAAATTAGCTACTACATAGGATGGGTTGGTCTCTTTAACCCTTAATAAAACCTTTTTGTTTTCAACCATTAATTTTCTAACTTCAAATTTTATATCATCTTGTACATTTATATCCCCACAAACAACAATAGCTGGGAAATCATAAGTGAAGTATCTTTTTAAATTTTTCATTCTTTTTTCAGGAGAAAGAATTTTTAAATATTTAAGTTCCACATCTGTAAATAGTTGCAATCCTTTATTTTCATATATACTTTCTTCTAAATCAAAAATTCCAGAAAGAGCCATAGCTGGTTTATGAATACTTGTTGTGGTTATAAAGCTTTTATGAGCATATTCCTCACCAATTAAAACTTCAATATTATTGTCCTTTATAAACGTGGCCATTGATAATCTAGTTTCATCTTCCATTTCATCACTCTCCCTTTTTCTTTTATTTTCTTGAATTAATTTTTTAGATTCATTTAAGAAATACAAAGCAGAGTTTCTTCCTAATTCTTTCAATCTAAAATCTATAGCTGCAGTCTCTATTATTACTGCTAAATTTCTTCCCTTTCTAGCTGGAAGAGTTATTTTCTTTAATTTTCCAATACCAACATCTTCATAAAACTCATCTGCACCTAATCTATCATAAAACTTTTTGGTTTTCCATGTTTCTAGGTTAATGATTAGGTCTATTTTTTTAGAAGGTCTAGTTGACTTTATTCCAAAATTATTAGTTACATTAATATTTTCCTCTTTATCTGTCATTTCTAACATAAAATCCCTATCTGGAGATATTTTTGCTGCTGTATTATACCCAATTATTCCATCTGCTGTATTTTTCAAAAGCATTCTAGCATCTGTTATAAATTTATGTCCTCTTTCTAAAAGCTCAATAGTAGCTCCTATTTTTAAATCCTTTTCACCACTTAGAAGGATTCCTATTCCATAAACATCTAGTAATATATGATCTTCTAATATAATTTCTCTTCCTAACACATTTTTCAAGTAAATATTTAATTCCCTAATGAATTCTGTGGCTCTTTTGGAACATCTCAATAAAACTTTATTATTTTTTTTAGATCTTTCCACTAATATATCTGTATGTTTAGCTCGAGAACTTAAAATTAAAACTGGAAAGGGATAAGACAAATATTTATCCAATATCTCTGTTTTTTTTTCTGTTTCCATTCTAAATAAATAATTATTTTCTTTAAGTCCCATTATATGTATTGCATCTTTTAGTTCATCAATTTCATCTGAAAAAAATCCAGTAAGCTCATATCCTATTCTGTATATTTTATTTTTGTCAATTCGTCTATCTAAATCTCCATCCACAAGTATTTCCAAATCAAAATACTCTATTATTTCTCTCACAGAAATGCTTTTATTTTTTACATTCACATTAACCCCCCTAAAATTTAAAGGTGTTTTTAAATTTTTCACAAGTGTAAAAAGAACCACAAATTATTACAGCCTTTTTATTTTTATCCTTCTCTAGTATCTTTTTACTCAATAAATACGCCTCTCCCATATCTTCCTTTACCACTACATTTTCTTTATTAGTATAATTAAATAATTCTTCTCCCAAAAGGCCTCTTTTATTTTCTTTTAATGATGTTACTATTATTTTGTCACTAATTTCTTGACAAATTTCAAGCATCTGTTTTATTTTTTTGTCCTTTAAAATGGAAACTATAATAACAATTTCATTCTTATTATATCCATGGGAAACTATTTTTTTCAGGTTATTCATTCCATCTATATTATGTGCTCCCTCTAATATTGTCAAGGGATTTCTTGAATAAATTTCAAATCTACATTGCCAAACAACATCTCTCATGGCCTTTTTTATTTTTTCTTTATCTATATTTAGCATCTTTAGAGCTTCATAGGCACATAAAAAATTCTTAACTTGATAGTCACCAAAAAGAGATAATACATAATTTTCTTTTTCTAGGAAAACCTTTGTTGTGAAATTCTTAAAATCAAGCTCATAGGAAACATCTTTATATTTTTTGATTACATTTATAACTTTATCTTCTGATCTTCTTTCATATACAGCTTTTAGAAAATCTTCATTTGTATCCCCAACAATAACCTTACTTTTATCTTTTATAATTCCTGCTTTTTCTACTGCTATATCATAAACATTATCACCTAAATACTCAGTATGTTCAACTGACACATTGGTTACAATTGTAATATCTCCATTTGCAACATTTGTAGCATCAAAACGTCCTCCCATACCAACTTCTAATATTGCATATTCCACATTTTCCTCTGCAAAATATAAAAACATCATAGCTGTTGTTACTTCAAAAAAAGTAGGTTTTATGTCTATTCCTTTTATTGCTTCTTTAACCTTCAAGTAAATATTTGCAATTTTTTCATCACTAATATCATTTCCATTAGTTCTTATTCTTTCATTAAATTTTATAATATGAGGAGAAGTATATTTCCCAACTTTTTTCCCTGCATAAAGTAGAGCTTTTTCAATCATAGTTGATGTAGAACCTTTTCCATTGGTTCCGCTTACATGTATAATTTTATATTTTTCCTGGGGATTATCTAAACTTTCACATATTTTTTTTATATTATCTAATCCTAACTTTATACCAAAAAAAGAATAAGAATATAATTCTTCTAATAGTTCTTTAATTTCCATTTATTTTACCCCTTTTCTTATGAACTTTACAAACAAAGTATACCATATTTTCTAGAATTTATAACGAGAAACTTTTTATTTGGTGTGACTTTATGTTATAATATCTTTTAGATAATAAAATTTATAATTAACATTTGGAGGATAAAATGAAATCACTTATTTACTTATCCCAATACTTTGCTTTTAGAGCTTTTAAAGGATTTATTATGTTATTTCCAGAAAAAACTCGTTTTAAAATAGGAGAAACTGTAGGAGTACTTGGATATAAATTAATAAAATCTAGACGTATCACAACTTTAGCTAACTTAAAACTGGCATTTCCTGAAAAAACTGTTAAAGAAAGACATAAAATAGCTATTGATTCCTATAAGACAATGGCAAAAGCTTTTCTAGGAACTTTATGGCTTGATGAATATATGAAAAATGATGATAATTTTAAAATTCACAATATTGAGATTCTTGATAGAGCTTTAAAAAAAGGTCCTGTTGTTTTTGCTACTATGCATCTTGGGAACATGGAATCATTATCTAAATTCTCTGAAAAATATCCCCTTGTTACAGTTGCTAAAAAACAGAGAAATCCTTATTTAAATAAATATATAACAGATAAAAGAAAACATCTAAATATTATTCTCCTTGAAAAAAGCAAAAGAACTGGGAGAGAATTATTAGAATATGCTGAATTTGGTAAAAACATAGCTCTTTTCACTGACCACAGGGACAAGGGAACAAATGTTGAATTTTTTGGAGCTGACACTGTTTCTCCAACAGGGGTTTCAACTATTGCTCTAAAATATAATAGACCTTTAATACTAGTATATTGTATCTTTGATAAAAATAATAAAACTGAAATCTTCATTGAAGAATTGAAAAAAAGTAATAGTCACAATTTGAATTTCAAAGAAAATGTTCATGAAACCACTCAAAAAATAATCTTTAAAATGGAAGAAATCATTACTAAATATCCTGAACAATGGATGTGGCTACATGATAGATGGAAACTGTACAAACAAGTCACTAAGAAGAAAAGAAAATAGGAGGTTTTAATATGAAAAAATTAATCACAGCTTTTATGCTTATCTTTTCAATTCTTACATTTGCAGATAATAATCCCTTAATCAGAACTTTAAAAGTTACAGGAACTGCAAGCATTTTAGTCCCTGTTGATACAATAACAATTCATATTACAAATAGTGATACAAAAAAACTTATGAAAATTCTCTTAATTCTTCCAAAGCTGCTTTAATTGAATTTAAAAAGCAACTTCTTTTAAAGGGTTTTAATGAAAAGGATTTAAAAACAGTTAGTTTTAATATTAATACTAATTATGAAAACTATAAAGATAATAATGGTAACTATAAAAAACGATTTTTAGGTTATAAATATTCTCACAGTATGAAATTAAGCTTTAGATTAAATGATTCTAAATTAGTAGATGTACTAACTTCTTTAAATACAATTAAAGGTAATGTGAATTTTTATTTAGATTACAAAATTGAAGATACTGAAAAATTTAAAAATGAACTTCTTATTAAAGCTATTGAAAATACAAAAAATAAGGCTGAAATATTGGCAAATACCAGTGGAGTAACTTTAGAAAAAATAATTAATATTAATTATTCATTTAACGAACCAAACAATTTTATCTCTCCATTTAGAGGAGAAAATAAAATTTTAGGAGCTAAAATGAGTTCTGATTCTTTATTAACTATTAATCCAGAAGATTTAAAATTTAAAGATACGGTTACTATAACTTGGGAAATAAAATAAAAAAAAGGATAACAATTGTTATCCTTTTTTTATAGTTTTGCTATCATATCATACCATACTACTCCACCATGAACTGATGCAGATACTCCTTTATTCTCATAACCAAATTTTTCATAATAATGAATTAATCTATCTTTACAAGTTAATATCATATTCTCTCTTCCAGCTTCTTTTGATTTTTCCATTATATACTCCATTAATTTAGCTGCAATACCTTGTCTTTGATATTCTGGCAATACATCTAATCCAAATATAGATTGATTTTTCCCTAGGGGATTGTGTCCTCCTTCTGCTTCATATAATTCATCTACTATTGTATTATGATTTGTTACTGCTCCATTTACAAAACCTATTATCTTCCCATTGCAAGTTGCAACAAAAAAACTATTTGGAAAAGTTTCTATTCTATACTTAAGAGATTCCTTTGTAGCAGCTTCTTCCTTAGGAAAACAAATACTTTCTATTTTTGTAATTTCATCTAGATCATTAGGCATAACCTGTCTAATTTTTATGTTCATTATGTTTTATTCCTCCACTATTTTTTATAATACTTACTATAACTTCAACTGCTTTTTCCATTGATTGTATTGGGATATATTCATATTTCCCGTGAAAATTATGCCCACCTGTGAAAATATTTGGACAAGGTAATCCCATATATGAAAGTTTAGCACCATCAGTTCCCCCTCTTATAGGTTTTATAATTGGAACTATTCCCACATCTTCCATTGATTTTTTAGCTAAATCAATTATATAGTATTCAGGTTCTATTTTTTCCTTCATATTACAATAACTATTTTTAATATCTAGGTCTATTATAACATCTTCATATTTTTTTTCTATGAATTTTATAATATTTTCCATAAGATTTTTTTTCTCTATAAATTTTTCCTTGGAATGATCTCTAATTATATAAGACATGTTTGTTTCTTCAACTGATCCACTCATTTCAGTTAAAAGAAAAAATCCCTCATAGTTTTCTGTATTTTCTGGTCTTTGATTTACTGGAAGCATATTGTTTATCTCCATTGCAATTAGTAGAGAATTTAACATTTTATTTTTTGCTGTTCCTGGATGAATATTTTTTCCTGTTATTTTTATTTTAATAGCTGCTCCATTAAAATTCTCATATTCTAGCTCACCTAATTCTCCACCATCAACTGTGTAGGCAAAATCTGCATTGAACTCTTGAACATTGAATTTATCTGCTCCTCTTCCAATTTCTTCATCTGGTGTAAAACAAATTCTAATATCCCCATGTTCTATTTCATCATGTTCTTTTAAATATTTTAAAGCTGTTATTATCTCAACTATTCCAGCTTTATCATCTGCTCCTAAAAGAGTAGTCCCATCTGTAACTATTATATCTTCCCCTAAATATTTTTTTAGTTCAGGGAAGTTTTTAGGAGACATTACAATATTTTTTTCTTCATTTAAAACAATATCTTTCCCATTGTAC comes from the Fusobacterium sp. IOR10 genome and includes:
- a CDS encoding lysophospholipid acyltransferase family protein, whose translation is MKSLIYLSQYFAFRAFKGFIMLFPEKTRFKIGETVGVLGYKLIKSRRITTLANLKLAFPEKTVKERHKIAIDSYKTMAKAFLGTLWLDEYMKNDDNFKIHNIEILDRALKKGPVVFATMHLGNMESLSKFSEKYPLVTVAKKQRNPYLNKYITDKRKHLNIILLEKSKRTGRELLEYAEFGKNIALFTDHRDKGTNVEFFGADTVSPTGVSTIALKYNRPLILVYCIFDKNNKTEIFIEELKKSNSHNLNFKENVHETTQKIIFKMEEIITKYPEQWMWLHDRWKLYKQVTKKKRK
- a CDS encoding SIMPL domain-containing protein: MEFKKQLLLKGFNEKDLKTVSFNINTNYENYKDNNGNYKKRFLGYKYSHSMKLSFRLNDSKLVDVLTSLNTIKGNVNFYLDYKIEDTEKFKNELLIKAIENTKNKAEILANTSGVTLEKIININYSFNEPNNFISPFRGENKILGAKMSSDSLLTINPEDLKFKDTVTITWEIK
- the pepT gene encoding peptidase T; this translates as MSFLLNKFLEYIKIDTTSNENNINCPSTDGQFILATIIKKDLKELGLEDIKVNFHSYVTATLKKNTEKDIPTIGFIAHLDTAPSFNGKNINPKIIGEYNGKDIVLNEEKNIVMSPKNFPELKKYLGEDIIVTDGTTLLGADDKAGIVEIITALKYLKEHDEIEHGDIRICFTPDEEIGRGADKFNVQEFNADFAYTVDGGELGELEYENFNGAAIKIKITGKNIHPGTAKNKMLNSLLIAMEINNMLPVNQRPENTENYEGFFLLTEMSGSVEETNMSYIIRDHSKEKFIEKKNLMENIIKFIEKKYEDVIIDLDIKNSYCNMKEKIEPEYYIIDLAKKSMEDVGIVPIIKPIRGGTDGAKLSYMGLPCPNIFTGGHNFHGKYEYIPIQSMEKAVEVIVSIIKNSGGIKHNEHKN
- a CDS encoding cell division protein SepF, with product MEYDIVFLNPTKFEDCMKYVAYIKNDKIVHINLSEVEEKLKQRILDFISGAIFIQEGKIINPGKDIYCSLPKNCNYYLEKNEKIKSESDGLYDEEPEIIPKYYQGV
- a CDS encoding folylpolyglutamate synthase/dihydrofolate synthase family protein codes for the protein MEIKELLEELYSYSFFGIKLGLDNIKKICESLDNPQEKYKIIHVSGTNGKGSTSTMIEKALLYAGKKVGKYTSPHIIKFNERIRTNGNDISDEKIANIYLKVKEAIKGIDIKPTFFEVTTAMMFLYFAEENVEYAILEVGMGGRFDATNVANGDITIVTNVSVEHTEYLGDNVYDIAVEKAGIIKDKSKVIVGDTNEDFLKAVYERRSEDKVINVIKKYKDVSYELDFKNFTTKVFLEKENYVLSLFGDYQVKNFLCAYEALKMLNIDKEKIKKAMRDVVWQCRFEIYSRNPLTILEGAHNIDGMNNLKKIVSHGYNKNEIVIIVSILKDKKIKQMLEICQEISDKIIVTSLKENKRGLLGEELFNYTNKENVVVKEDMGEAYLLSKKILEKDKNKKAVIICGSFYTCEKFKNTFKF
- a CDS encoding bifunctional oligoribonuclease/PAP phosphatase NrnA, which encodes MLLEKIRESENILISSHVNPDGDSVGSGLALYTAITKNFPEKKVRFIIEDDIPYDLKFLINSDKVEKYIEVDNVPEVDLMITCDSATFKRIGRVVNFRKNAFLVNIDHHISNDLYGNLDIVEDKSSACEIMYDVIKNKLKLEIDDEIGECLYTGIVTDTGSFKYESTSKQTFEIAGKLIDAGIDRDKIINSVYKSKSIGRMKVLGIAISKMNIIKDKKFVYFTLSDYFVQTEGIKKDDTEGIVEQLLEYEGCEVALFLKEEPNGKMKGSLRSKKEVDVNEVASLFDGGGHKRASGFTTKMEEKDIILRILESI
- the hprK gene encoding HPr(Ser) kinase/phosphatase, whose protein sequence is MNVKNKSISVREIIEYFDLEILVDGDLDRRIDKNKIYRIGYELTGFFSDEIDELKDAIHIMGLKENNYLFRMETEKKTEILDKYLSYPFPVLILSSRAKHTDILVERSKKNNKVLLRCSKRATEFIRELNIYLKNVLGREIILEDHILLDVYGIGILLSGEKDLKIGATIELLERGHKFITDARMLLKNTADGIIGYNTAAKISPDRDFMLEMTDKEENINVTNNFGIKSTRPSKKIDLIINLETWKTKKFYDRLGADEFYEDVGIGKLKKITLPARKGRNLAVIIETAAIDFRLKELGRNSALYFLNESKKLIQENKRKRESDEMEDETRLSMATFIKDNNIEVLIGEEYAHKSFITTTSIHKPAMALSGIFDLEESIYENKGLQLFTDVELKYLKILSPEKRMKNLKRYFTYDFPAIVVCGDINVQDDIKFEVRKLMVENKKVLLRVKETNPSYVVANLNGYLEKYFSPSTTMHGVFLEMNGFGVLLKGKSGIGKSETALELIHRGHRLIADDMVKFKKVPNGEIIGSAAKLPYFMEIRGLGIIDIKTLYGMSSVRIKKNIDIIIELKEQENDNYLTAVDDSSLTEKILGKDIYKLEMYLSSGRNAAAMVEIVIMNLMAKKTGHNPEEACKKLKKELGIDD
- a CDS encoding GNAT family N-acetyltransferase, with amino-acid sequence MNIKIRQVMPNDLDEITKIESICFPKEEAATKESLKYRIETFPNSFFVATCNGKIIGFVNGAVTNHNTIVDELYEAEGGHNPLGKNQSIFGLDVLPEYQRQGIAAKLMEYIMEKSKEAGRENMILTCKDRLIHYYEKFGYENKGVSASVHGGVVWYDMIAKL